A single genomic interval of Brevibacillus brevis harbors:
- a CDS encoding DgaE family pyridoxal phosphate-dependent ammonia lyase, with translation MGIYQQLGLKQIINASGKMTALGASAVHPSIAQAMGEAAMDYVEISELMIVAGRHIAEATGAEDGCPTSGAAAGIAISVAAVIAGCQLGLIERLPFSEGLNNKIIIQKGHAVHFGASVQQMIALGGGKVVEVGHANHVEADHLREAIDDQTAALLFVKSHHAIQKGMQSLDAMLQLGREFGIPVIVDAAAEEDLRRYIAMGADLVIYSGGKAIGGPTSGFITGRADLVAACRAQYKGVGRAMKVGKEAIAGLLAALGQYDPEKQNVLEQRRRVEWLAGELNCLSGVKAVIVQDEAGRAIYRVQIQLDERVTGMTARELTRQLEQGNPAIFTRNHYVNTGVIAFDPRPFHEGQEHIIAARMKELLQKQGEGE, from the coding sequence ATGGGAATCTATCAGCAGCTAGGGTTGAAGCAAATCATTAATGCAAGCGGTAAGATGACGGCACTGGGTGCAAGTGCCGTCCATCCTTCTATTGCACAGGCCATGGGAGAAGCCGCCATGGATTATGTAGAAATCAGCGAGCTGATGATTGTGGCAGGTCGTCATATCGCAGAGGCGACCGGAGCAGAAGACGGTTGTCCTACCTCGGGAGCAGCTGCAGGCATTGCCATTAGTGTAGCGGCAGTCATAGCTGGTTGCCAGTTGGGTTTGATCGAGCGGCTTCCTTTTTCCGAAGGGTTGAATAACAAGATCATCATCCAAAAAGGACACGCGGTTCACTTCGGCGCTTCCGTACAACAGATGATTGCACTGGGCGGTGGGAAAGTCGTAGAGGTCGGGCATGCCAATCACGTAGAAGCAGACCATTTGCGAGAAGCCATTGATGATCAGACAGCAGCACTGCTTTTTGTCAAATCTCACCACGCGATTCAAAAAGGGATGCAGTCGTTAGACGCAATGCTTCAACTTGGTAGGGAGTTTGGAATTCCGGTAATAGTCGATGCAGCGGCGGAAGAAGATCTTCGGCGCTATATAGCGATGGGTGCCGATCTGGTCATCTACAGTGGCGGAAAAGCAATCGGTGGACCAACGTCTGGGTTTATCACAGGTCGTGCCGATCTGGTTGCCGCATGTCGCGCGCAATATAAAGGTGTCGGTCGTGCCATGAAGGTAGGAAAGGAAGCGATTGCGGGTTTACTTGCAGCACTTGGACAGTACGACCCTGAAAAACAAAATGTTCTCGAGCAGCGCAGACGAGTGGAGTGGCTGGCAGGGGAACTGAACTGCTTGTCCGGTGTGAAAGCAGTGATCGTACAGGATGAGGCAGGCCGGGCGATTTATCGTGTGCAAATTCAGCTTGACGAACGAGTGACGGGAATGACGGCTCGGGAGCTTACACGCCAACTGGAGCAAGGAAATCCAGCTATTTTTACCCGCAACCATTATGTGAATACGGGAGTGATTGCCTTTGATCCACGACCGTTTCACGAGGGACAAGAGCACATCATCGCAGCGCGAATGAAGGAACTGCTGCAAAAACAGGGTGAAGGAGAATAA
- a CDS encoding DUF4310 family protein — protein sequence MGELQAKGFWYSEWAFPLFVACLSSGIFAGTHLYYVYHVGAFNDIAIVAMLEAGIKGGGYGAAAAFGASFLFARILEGPLVGILDIGGSLQTGIGIGVPALMLGAGFTAPLTSFPLALATGALLGLIIGTVIIMIRKYTINASNSTFGADVMMGAGNAAGRYLGPLIVISAIMASIPVGLGATAGAAIFYYYNKPIAGGAIIGAMILGAIFPIPTQ from the coding sequence ATGGGTGAATTGCAGGCAAAAGGATTTTGGTATTCAGAATGGGCATTTCCCCTCTTTGTTGCGTGCTTGTCTTCAGGAATCTTTGCGGGTACTCATCTTTACTATGTGTATCATGTCGGTGCTTTTAACGATATTGCCATCGTTGCGATGCTGGAGGCTGGGATCAAAGGGGGTGGATACGGTGCGGCTGCCGCGTTTGGTGCGAGCTTTTTGTTCGCCCGCATTCTGGAGGGACCGCTTGTTGGGATTCTCGATATTGGCGGCTCGTTGCAAACGGGTATCGGGATTGGCGTTCCAGCGTTGATGTTGGGAGCAGGCTTTACAGCTCCGTTGACTTCCTTCCCTTTGGCGCTGGCGACAGGTGCACTCTTGGGTTTGATCATTGGTACCGTGATTATTATGATTCGGAAGTACACGATCAACGCATCGAACTCCACCTTTGGAGCGGATGTCATGATGGGGGCTGGAAACGCAGCAGGTCGTTACTTAGGTCCATTGATTGTTATTTCTGCGATTATGGCTTCAATTCCAGTCGGACTCGGCGCAACAGCAGGAGCAGCGATTTTCTACTATTACAACAAACCGATTGCGGGTGGTGCGATTATCGGAGCCATGATCCTCGGCGCCATTTTCCCGATCCCGACACAATGA
- a CDS encoding DUF4311 domain-containing protein — MVTLMIVLKSIVIGALVGFGVGAGAARMFHAPNVQGMGAFRTFGELNACAGDPISHFSFGLGFLFNSWASVVGAGALTQDVDHRVIPNWAAAVLLWRNKNVAETLHNPKQMAIAGAAVGVVVVTLLNSTATAIPESMQLVATKVLVPAANWLINPIMPIVFWMAAMDAGKRTGIWGTVLGGLSHLVMGNAVPGIVLGILIGKGLEDSGWNKITKSMFIAVILLFVFSGFFRGFDVALLKSMYVEIPQWLIELHETFGSVVKK, encoded by the coding sequence ATGGTTACGTTGATGATTGTATTGAAGTCGATCGTCATCGGGGCATTGGTCGGCTTCGGTGTTGGTGCAGGGGCGGCGAGGATGTTTCATGCACCCAATGTCCAAGGGATGGGAGCATTCCGGACTTTTGGAGAGCTGAACGCATGTGCGGGCGATCCCATTTCCCACTTTTCATTTGGGCTTGGCTTTTTGTTTAACTCATGGGCGTCTGTTGTCGGTGCCGGTGCGTTGACGCAAGATGTGGATCATCGCGTCATTCCGAACTGGGCAGCGGCCGTGTTGCTCTGGCGCAACAAGAATGTCGCAGAGACGTTGCACAATCCAAAGCAAATGGCGATTGCCGGAGCAGCAGTCGGTGTCGTTGTGGTCACCTTGTTGAATTCCACAGCAACGGCGATTCCCGAATCGATGCAGCTCGTCGCAACGAAGGTACTGGTTCCGGCTGCGAACTGGTTGATCAACCCGATCATGCCGATTGTGTTCTGGATGGCGGCGATGGATGCAGGCAAACGGACAGGGATTTGGGGAACGGTTTTGGGCGGTTTGTCGCACTTGGTCATGGGGAATGCGGTACCTGGAATCGTCTTGGGTATTTTGATCGGTAAAGGCTTAGAGGATAGTGGATGGAACAAAATTACGAAATCCATGTTTATTGCAGTCATTCTCTTGTTTGTATTCAGCGGCTTCTTCCGTGGTTTTGATGTCGCGCTCTTGAAAAGTATGTATGTTGAAATTCCACAGTGGCTGATTGAGCTTCACGAAACATTCGGATCGGTGGTGAAAAAGTAA